In Aspergillus nidulans FGSC A4 chromosome II, a single window of DNA contains:
- a CDS encoding mRNA splicing protein YJU2 (transcript_id=CADANIAT00004021), whose translation MSERKVLTKYYPPDFDPSAITRTPKHLRSSGPKVITVRLMAPFSMKCTQCGEYIYKGRKFNARKETTEEKYFSIPIYRFYIRCTRCSGEITFLTDPKNMDYRAEKGAKRNFEPWRDSKADNHEETEQEVLDRLEREENEEQEQLERDKMAELEEKMLDSKREMAIADALDEIRTRNARIERSEALGDEAALAHVQEQVDEAALKAQREDEEAARKAFMTTTGEKVKRLVEDESTPEQATISAPPPSFTRVKKAKKPLANTLGIKKKPKPSLV comes from the exons ATGTCTGAACGAAAAGTCTT GACGAAATACTACCCCCCCGACTTCGACCCGTCGGCGATAACCCGCACGCCGAAGCACCTCCGCTCTTCAGGCCCCAAGGTAATAACCGTGCGCCTAATGGCCCCCTTCAGCATGAAATGCACCCAATGCGGCGAATACATCTATAAGGGCCGAAAATTCAACGCGCGTAAGGAAACAACGGAGGAGAAATACTTCTCGATTCCGATTTACCGCTTCTACATCAGATGTACGCGATGCAGCGGGGAGATCACGTTCCTTACGGATCCGAAGAATATGGACTACAGGGCAGAGAAGGGAGCGAAGAGGAACTTCGAGCCCTGGCGGGACTCGAAAGCGGATAATCATGAGGAGACCGAGCAGGAGGTTTTGGATCGCTtagagagggaggagaacgaagagcaggagcagcttgAGCGAGATAAAATGGCagagttggaggagaagatgctgGATTCGAAAAGGGAGATGGCAATTGCGGATGCATTGGACGAGATCAGGACGAGAAATGCGAGAATTGAGCGGAGTGAGGCACTGGGTGACGAAGCGGCGCTTGCGCATGTACAGGAACAGGTGGACGAGGCGGCGTTGAAGGCTCAgagggaggatgaagaagctgcgcgGAAGGCGTTTATGACGACGACGggagagaaggtgaagagaTTGGTGGAGGACGAGTCGACGCCGGAGCAGGCAACAATATCAGCGCCACCTCCATCCTTCACACGGGtcaagaaggcgaagaagcctCTGGCTAATACCCTAGGtatcaagaagaagcccaagcctTCGTTGGTATGA
- a CDS encoding anaphase promoting complex subunit CDC16 (transcript_id=CADANIAT00004022), with protein MENYLRVWRQQAKVRGQYDAAVFIGDKVLALTNSDEDALWLAEVHFSNNNYTRALAILSRQDLISRSTACRYLAAHCYIKQGQYEQALTVLGDQNPTHLIRSNKSRRKIQHLNGHSRITLRNAKSRYEDRDREDAGNIRYEAGMCYLRGLCFAKQNAFDRARDCYKDAVRIDVQCFEAFDQLMKNSLMSPAEELEFLESLDFDSITGADAPISQEAADFTRMLYTTRLSKYSSPAVLTDATETLSTHYKLAENPDILLSRAEALYTQCRFAEALELTSSILSTSRSSLSAQTTAGQNHLGHSPTVYPLHLACLYETGATNALFLLSHTLADHSPEESYTYLAIGVYYLSVAKIAEARRFFSKASLLDPHSAPAWIGFAHTFAAEGEHDQAIAAYSTAARLFQGSHLPQLFLGMQHLALNNMSLAQEYLCAAYAMSTGTATGTVPSIPSLPSSEMSPLGGDPLVLNELGVVLYHQNHLEGAVDLFRQALGLATSLRCEPGAWVATRSNLGHALRRLGRYSAALDEFDECLRIGSSGASLGYSPFLGGSGGNASGVASAGVSGYEERGLIGSLYTARGLVLLEMNRTLDAVTTLHEAVRVLGASGGGDAAGGAGVAGTLLSRALEIWALETRETEAGLSEDGNRAAKSSTRSRDKGKSRAARRRIAADDSYAEQWIDEVTGGVPTGLDSTNTVDETIEMELDQDAERLLRDSVEHIRGGLRGRREHIHQPLSSPEVEAQQAQPRSRGTRTARSYQARS; from the exons ATGGAGAATTACCTGCGTGTCTGGCGACAGCAGGCGAAAGTTCGTGGCCAGTATGATGCCGCCGTATTCATTGGAGACAAAGTCCTTGCGTTGACAA ACAGTGACGAAGATGCCCTTTGGCTGGCCGAAGTACATTTTTCGAACAACAACTACACGCGAGCTCTTGCCATCCTCTCCCGTCAAGACCTCATATCGCGGAGCACCGCCTGCCGCTATCTTGCCGCGCATTGCTACATCAAACAAGGCCAGTACGAGCAGGCCCTGACCGTGCTAGGCGACCAGAACCCAACCCATCTAATCCGCAGCAACAAAAGCCGCCGCAAAATTCAGCACCTCAATGGGCATAGTCGAATAACACTCCGCAATGCCAAGTCACGCTATGAAGATCGAGACCGTGAAGATGCTGGGAACATTCGATATGAGGCGGGCATGTGCTACCTTCGAGGGCTCTGTTTCGCCAAGCAGAATGCATTCGATAGAGCGCGCGACTGCTACAAGGATGCGGTGCGGATTGATGTGCAGTGTTTCGAAGCTTTTGACCAGCTCATGAAAAACTCGCTCATGTCGCCTGCGGAAGAACTTGAATTTCTTGAGTCGCTGGACTTTGACTCCATAACAGGTGCCGACGCGCCAATCTCGCAAGAAGCGGCCGACTTTACGAGAATGCTGTACACCACTCGTTTATCGAAATACTCCTCTCCAGCGGTGCTTACCGATGCCACTGAAACGTTATCCACTCACTACAAACTGGCCGAGAATCCGGACATTCTCCTGTCTCGCGCGGAAGCTCTATATACCCAGTGTCGGTTTGCGGAAGCGCTAGAGTTAACTTCATCGATTCTTTCCACGTCCCGTTCCTCCTTATCAGCCCAGACGACCGCAGGCCAAAACCACCTCGGTCACTCCCCCACTGTATATCCTCTACATTTGGCCTGTCTATATGAAACGGGGGCAACAAATGCACTGTTTCTCCTGTCTCATACGTTGGCAGATCACTCACCTGAGGAATCATATACCTACTTAGCCATTGGGGTTTACTACCTATCAGTCGCAAAAATTGCAGAAGCACGGCGTTTCTTTTCCAAAGCGTCTTTGCTGGATCCACATTCCGCACCCGCCTGGATCGGGTTTGCTCACACTTTTGCAGCGGAAGGAGAACATGATCAGGCCATTGCCGCATACAGTACGGCTGCGCGACTATTCCAAGGCAGCCATTTGCCTCAGTTGTTTCTTGGCATGCAGCACCTTGCGTTGAACAATATGTCTCTTGCCCAAGAGTATCTGTGTGCTGCGTATGCGATGTCCACGGGAACAGCCACCGGCACAGTTCCGTCAATACCCTCGTTGCCGTCGTCCGAGATGTCGCCCCTGGGCGGAGATCCGCTGGTGTTGAACGAGCTCGGTGTTGTGCTCTACCACCAGAATCACTTGGAGGGCGCGGTGGATTTATTCCGCCAGGCGCTCGGCCTTGCGACATCTCTTCGATGCGAGCCAGGCGCCTGGGTTGCGACCCGATCTAATCTCGGTCATGCATTGCGTCGTTTAGGTCGATACTCTGCGGCATtggatgaatttgacgaGTGCCTACGAATCGGGTCTAGTGGTGCAAGTCTTGGGTATAGCCCGTTCCTTGGTGGAAGCGGAGGCAATGCCTCTGGAGTGGCGTCAGCCGGCGTAAGTGGCTACGAGGAACGTGGGCTGATTGGGTCATTGTATACTGCACGAGGGCTTGTTCTTTTGGAGATGAACCGCACTCTTGACGCTGTCACAACCCTCCACGAGGCGGTGCGTGTGTTGGGGGCCAGTGGGGGTGGTGACGCTGCTGGTGGGGCGGGCGTCGCTGGGACCCTCCTTTCACGGGCGTTGGAGATCTGGGCCTTGGAAACTCGCGAAACAGAAGCCGGGCTGTCAGAAGACGGCAATCGGGCCGCTAAAAGCTCGACGCGATCGCGCGACAAGGGCAAAAGCCGGGCTGCTCGACGGCGAATAGCCGCGGACGACTCATACGCAGAACAGTGGATTGACGAGGTAACGGGTGGCGTCCCAACTGGCCTTGACTCTACGAACACTGTCGATGAGACCATTGAAATGGAGCTGGATCAAGACGCAGAGCGGCTCCTGCGTGATTCCGTTGAGCATATTCGTGGAGGGCTTCGTGGACGTCGCGAGCACATCCATCAACCGCTCAGCAGCCCAGAAGTGGAGGCCCAGCAGGCACAGCCACGAAGTCGAGGGACGAGGACAGCACGTTCATACCAGGCGCGATCTTGA